In a single window of the Raphanus sativus cultivar WK10039 chromosome 9, ASM80110v3, whole genome shotgun sequence genome:
- the LOC108826475 gene encoding uncharacterized protein LOC108826475 yields MDYRSSIESSETLRNKCAACYRQFNKMEHLVEHMKISYHSGHEPTCGVCKKHCRSFESLREHLIGPLPKQECKNIFSLRGCRFCMMILESPNARRIHQERCQFSSVNSGLTTRMAALGLRDKAMIDYTSSLSPKVVALSCKMVGGGSDGSLDLCARVCITDENDNVVFHTYVKPSMVVTNYRYGTTGIRPENLRDAMPLKHAQRKIQEFLCNGEPMWKIRPRGGRGRILVGHGLDHDLDRLQLEYPSSMMRDTAKYPPLMKTSKLSNSLKYLTQAYLGYDIHVGIQDPYEDCVATMRLYTRMRYQKHKIEAYPQAADAQNRSNQVAWRQNEVERMSPDEMLSISRSDYYCWCLDSLA; encoded by the exons ATGGATTATAGATCATCTATAGAATCATCAGAAACCCTAAG GAACAAGTGCGCAGCTTGTTATAGGCAATTCAACAAAATGGAACACTTAGTGGAGCACATGAAGATCTCTTATCACTCCGGCCACGAGCCTACTTGTGGCGTTTGCAAGAAACATTGCCGATCTTTTGAGTCCCTCCGGGAACATCTcatag GACCATTGCCAAAACAAGAATGCAAGAACATTTTTAGCCTTCGCGGATGCAGATTCTGCATGATGATCCTCGAAAGCCCGAACGCTCGTAGGATCCATCAAGAGAGATGTCAATTTTCGAGCGTCAATTCT GGATTGACGACTCGTATGGCGGCCTTAGGCCTAAGAGATAAGGCCATGATCGACTACACGTCCTCGCTGTCTCCAAAAGTGGTTGCACTCTCTTGCAAGATGGTAGGAGGTGGAAGCGACGGGTCGTTGGATCTATGCGCAAGGGTCTGCATAACTGATGAGAATGACAACGTTGTGTTCCACACGTACGTGAAACCGTCAATGGTCGTGACGAACTATAGGTACGGGACTACCGGGATACGCCCGGAGAATCTAAGGGACGCAATGCCCTTGAAACATGCACAAAGAAAGATTCAAGAGTTTCTCTGTAATGGAGAACCCATGTGGAAGATTCGTCCAAGAGGTGGGAGAGGGAGGATTCTCGTGGGACATGGGCTCGATCACGATCTTGACCGCCTTCAACTTGAATATCCTTCTTCCATGATGAG GGATACTGCAAAATACCCTCCTTTGATGAAAACAAGCAAGCTGAGCAATTCTCTCAAGTACTTAACCCAAGCCTATCTCGG GTATGATATTCATGTTGGTATACAAGACCCATACGAAGATTGTGTAGCGACGATGAGGCTGTACACAAGAATGAGATATCAGAAACACAAGATTGAAGCTTATCCTCAAGCTGCCGATGCACAGAACCGTAGCAATCAAGTGGCTTGGCGGCAGAACGAGGTCGAGAGGATGTCTCCTGATGAAATGCTCTCCATCTCTCGCTCCGACTACTATTGCTGGTGCTTGGACTCCCTCGCTTGA